One window of the Cryptomeria japonica chromosome 7, Sugi_1.0, whole genome shotgun sequence genome contains the following:
- the LOC131031159 gene encoding abscisic acid receptor PYL9, with product MSSHISDGETEYIWRYHKHEMRENQCSSVLSKQIKAPLHVVWSLVRRFDQPQKYKPFVQSCTIQGDNTVGSIREVSVKSGLPATTSTERLEILDDEQHIFSVKILGGDHRLKNYWSKITLHPEVIDGRSGTMVLESYVVDIPEGNTKDETRYFIEALIKCNLKSLADVSEKLAFQYHTEFLDR from the exons ATGAGTTCCCATATATCAGACGGGGAGACCGAGTATATTTGGAGATATCACAAGCATGAGATGCGGGAGAACCAGTGCAGTTCTGTTCTTTCCAAACAAATCAAAGCGCCTCTTCATGTG GTATGGTCGTTAGTGAGAAGATTTGATCAGCCACAGAAGTATAAACCTTTTGTGCAGAGCTGTACCATTCAAGGGGACAACACTGTAGGCAGCATACGGGAAGTGAGTGTGAAATCTGGTCTCCCTGCTACAACAAGTACGGAACGACTGGAAATCCTGGATGATGAGCAACATATTTTCAGTGTTAAAATCCTTGGAGGAGATCATCGATTGAAG AATTATTGGTCAAAAATCACCCTGCATCCTGAGGTTATTGACGGAAGGTCAGGCACAATGGTATTGGAGTCCTATGTAGTTGATATTCCTGAAGGGAACACTAAGGATGAAACTCGCTATTTCATTGAAGCATTGATAAAATGCAATTTGAAATCCCTTGCAGACGTTTCTGAGAAATTGGCCTTCCAATATCATACAGAATTTCTTGACAGATGA